One Mercenaria mercenaria strain notata chromosome 12, MADL_Memer_1, whole genome shotgun sequence DNA segment encodes these proteins:
- the LOC123552954 gene encoding uncharacterized protein LOC123552954: MGKPKRKTCQSPAQVSATKVRKKYLSPAKKAKTAKSPGRAKRALYKVENDNISLRKAAKDMNISYSFLQRRASGAVDIESKNGRKPVFTKAEEEKMAHYLSEMAARGMGLRTTEFLNFVGNIIIKEKRPNPFTDNTPGYKWYRGFMERNKHIVEKRTETPLEASRAKVTPSVIDEWFHKYRMFISDNELLDKPERIYNADETGFTMGSKSGKVIGPSKSVHSGPVPHVSGGKSKERVTVMYCANAAGTVIPPYFVFAKPKPVSYDHLAGTAKGSDAAYTDKGWMDVPTFKKFIGHLDKYGEKERPIVLLIDSVGSHVNIECFSEAKEHGIEIYRLVKNATHIMQPLDVGVYGPLKSAWYKHLRVHNREHPDDPVCKKTFARHLHAAFMDFYKPLTVQHAFTSAGIFPIQREAISDTRLKPALTYESCQQSDQCNVNLVCTPSTQELHVDQLPHENPTSGLDVLVQAVDIVGASKSQSRSESISPHVQEAIKLPVVKESKKKQVRLSDKLADHLTSGESLKTAGLKSLEKVEAFAKKEKKAKEKYLRQISKETKRTQKSGKCKSSKVKQTPEPIPVTQSSLVVLCVLCQTDDPNIKQWIACDVCDSWLHVQCIPVDHQWDRTALSEQSVQFVCPKCVLLD; encoded by the coding sequence atggGAAAACCTAAAAGAAAGACATGCCAAAGCCCTGCACAAGTTTCTGCAACAAAAGTGAGAAAGAAATATCTGTCACCAGCAAAGAAAGCCAAGACTGCCAAATCTCCAGGGAGAGCGAAACGGGCACTATATAAGGTAGAAAAcgataacatttctttaagaaaagcAGCTAAAGATATGAATATTTCCTATTCTTTCCTTCAAAGGAGGGCCAGTGGTGCGGTGGACATTGAAAGTAAAAATGGACGTAAACCTGTGTTTACAAAAGCAGAGGAAGAAAAAATGGCCCATTACTTATCTGAAATGGCTGCTCGAGGTATGGGTTTGAGAACAACAGAATTTCTGAACTTTGTAGGAAatatcataataaaagaaaagcGCCCTAACCCATTTACAGACAACACACCTGGCTATAAATGGTACAGAGGGTTTAtggaaagaaataaacatatagTTGAGAAAAGAACTGAAACACCTTTAGAAGCATCAAGAGCTAAAGTTACCCCATCTGTCATTGACGAGTGGTTTCACAAATATAGGATGTTTATTTCAGACAACGAGTTACTAGATAAGCCCGAGCGCATTTACAATGCTGACGAAACCGGATTCACAATGGGTAGCAAGTCAGGAAAAGTGATTGGTCCATCTAAAAGTGTTCATTCTGGTCCTGTTCCACATGTCTCTGGAGGCAAAAGTAAAGAACGTGTAACTGTTATGTACTGCGCCAATGCAGCAGGCACCGTGATTCCGCCATATTTTGTGTTTGCTAAGCCAAAACCGGTGTCATATGACCACCTTGCAGGTACAGCAAAAGGTTCAGATGCAGCTTACACTGATAAGGGGTGGATGGATGTTCCTACTTTCAAGAAGTTTATTGGTCATTTAGATAAATATGGCGAAAAAGAAAGGCCCATCGTGCTCCTTATTGATAGTGTTGGAAGTCATGTCAACATAGAGTGTTTTAGTGAGGCAAAAGAACATGGAATAGAAATCTACAGGCTAGTTAAAAATGCTACACATATTATGCAACCACTTGATGTTGGCGTATATGGTCCGCTAAAAAGTGCGTGGTATAAACATTTAAGAGTACATAACAGGGAACATCCAGATGATCCTGTATGTAAGAAAACCTTCGCAAGACATCTACATGCTGCCTTCATGGATTTCTACAAACCCCTCACTGTTCAGCATGCTTTTACTTCAGCTGGTATATTTCCTATACAGCGCGAAGCTATTTCTGATACAAGACTGAAACCTGCTCTGACCTATGAAAGTTGTCAACAAAGTGACCAATGCAATGTGAATTTGGTCTGCACACCGAGTACACAAGAGTTACATGTAGATCAACTGCCACATGAAAATCCAACATCAGGTTTAGATGTGCTTGTGCAAGCGGTGGATATAGTAGGAGCCAGTAAATCACAGAGTAGATCTGAAAGTATATCACCACATGTTCAAGAAGCAATTAAACTACCTGTTGTTAAGGAGAGTAAAAAGAAACAAGTTAGACTTAGTGATAAACTGGCCGACCACCTGACATCAGGCGAATCTTTGAAAACAGCTGGCTTGAAATCTCTTGAAAAAGTTGAAGCGTTTGCAAAAAAAGAGAAGAAGGCAAAAGAAAAGTATCTGCGTCAGATAAGCAAAGAAACAAAACGCACCCAAAAAAGTGGAAAATGTAAAAGCAGTAAAGTTAAACAAACACCTGAACCAATACCAGTCACTCAGTCCTCTTTAGTCGTACTATGTGTATTATGTCAAACTGATGATCCGAATATTAAGCAGTGGATAGCGTGCGACGTATGCGATTCCTGGCTCCACGTACAGTGCATTCCTGTAGATCACCAGTGGGATAGAACTGCATTGTCCGAGCAGTCTGTCCAGTTTGTATGCCCAAAATGTGTATTGCTTGACTGA